From Vigna unguiculata cultivar IT97K-499-35 chromosome 5, ASM411807v1, whole genome shotgun sequence, the proteins below share one genomic window:
- the LOC114184117 gene encoding cyanogenic beta-glucosidase-like: MACNHFILLLFLALALTLPSITFAFTASVVDVSSLNRTSFPTGFVFGTASAAYQYEGAANEDGRGPSMWDEYTHKHPEKIKDKSTGDVAVDQYHRYKEDIEIMKNMNLDAYRFSISWSRILPKGKLSGGVNHDGIEYYHNLIDQLLVNGIQPYVTLFHWDIPQALQEYGGFLSPLIVKDFQDYAELCFEEFGDRVKHWITLNEPWSFSRGGYAIGGYAPGRCSEWLNPECLGGDSGTEPYVVSHYQLLSHAAAVQVYKEKYQEHQNGKIGITHVSHWFEPFSNSTSDKEAAQRALDFMYGWYMEPLTTGKYPESMRSLVGERLPEFTEKESKLLISSYDFLGLNYYTTYYAADAPKTKPHYETDCNANLSSTRHGVPIGSPTGSSWLYVYPKGIRELLLYTKEKYNNPVIYITENGVSELQETAQSLEKALEDKHRVDYYYHHLYYINSAIRDGVNIKGYFAWSLLDNFEWNDGYVVRFGIHYVDYNDGLKRHEKLSAKWFKNFLQKSQNKVTFNI; the protein is encoded by the exons ATGGCATGCAACCACTTTATTCTCCTTCTCTTCTTGGCTCTTGCTCTCACATTACCATCAATTACTTTTGCTTTTACTGCATCTGTTGTCGATGTTTCTTCACTCAATCGAACTAGTTTTCCGACAGGCTTCGTTTTTGGAACAGCTTCAGCAGCATACCAG TATGAAGGTGCGGCAAATGAAGATGGAAGAGGACCAAGTATGTGGGATGAATACACCCACAAACATCCAG AGAAGATAAAGGATAAAAGTACCGGAGATGTAGCAGTTGATCAGTATCATCGTTATAAG GAAGATATCGAGATAATGAAGAACATGAATCTGGATGCATACAGATTCTCCATCTCTTGGTCTAGAATCCTACCAA AAGGAAAGCTTAGTGGAGGTGTAAATCACGATGGAATCGAATATTACCACAACCTTATCGATCAATTGCTAGTCAACG GTATTCAACCATATGTGACACTTTTTCACTGGGATATTCCTCAAGCTTTACAAGAGTACGGTGGTTTCTTAAGTCCTCTCATCGT AAAGGATTTTCAAGACTATGCGGAACTTTGTTTCGAAGAATTTGGAGATAGGGTGAAACATTGGATTACTTTAAACGAACCATGGTCTTTTAGTAGGGGTGGTTATGCAATCGGTGGCTATGCACCAGGTCGATGTTCAGAATGGTTAAATCCAGAATGTCTTGGTGGTGATTCAGGAACAGAACCTTATGTAGTTTCACATTATCAACTACTTTCTCATGCAGCAGCTGTTCAAGTGTATAAGGAAAAATATCAG GAACATCAAAATGGAAAGATAGGCATAACACATGTGTCTCATTGGTTTGAGCCATTTTCAAATTCCACATCGGATAAAGAAGCTGCTCAACGAGCTCTCGACTTTATGTATGGATG GTACATGGAACCATTGACAACAGGAAAGTATCCAGAGAGCATGCGTTCCTTAGTTGGTGAACGATTGCCAGAGTTCACTGAAAAAGAATCAAAACTTCTTATTAGTTCATATGATTTTCTTGGATTAAACTATTACACCACTTACTATGCTGCCGATGCACCCAAAACCAAACCTCATTATGAAACAGATTGCAATGCCAATCTTTCAT CTACTCGTCATGGCGTTCCAATAGGTTCACCG aCCGGCTCTAGTTGGCTATATGTTTATCCCAAAGGAATTAGAGAATTGTTGCTCTATACAAAAGAAAAGTACAACAATCCTGTGATTTACATAACTGAAAATG GTGTGAGTGAATTGCAAGAAACGGCACAATCGTTAGAGAAAGCCCTTGAAGATAAACATAGAGTTGACTACTATTATCACCATCTCTATTATATAAATTCGGCAATTAG gGATGGCGTAAACATAAAAGGATATTTTGCATGGTCATTGTTGGACAACTTTGAATGGAACGATGGTTATGTGGTGCGCTTTGGAATACACTACGTGGATTATAATGATGGCTTGAAGCGACATGAAAAACTATCTGCAAAATGGTTCAAGAACTTCCTTCAAAAGTCCCAGAATAAagttacttttaatatttaa